The Streptomyces rimosus genomic interval GCCGAGGATCTCGCGCTCCAGTACTACGCCAACGCCCTGGGCCGCGAGCTGCACATCACCTTCGCCGACGGCAGCATGACCACCGTCGCCCCCGCGAAGCCGGGGAAGAAGCGGCTGCCGCCCCCGGTGGAGATCGTCTGGACGCCCGACCCGGACACCGTGCGCTACCCGGACGGCGGCCACTGGTCCGTGGCCGACGACCCGGCCCCGGCCGCGGGCGGCAAGCGTGGCCACGACGCCGCGGACGGACCGGGCGGCGACGCCCACACCAAGCGCCCGCGCAAGGGCAAGGGCCGGGCCGCCGACACCGACACGCCCATGGGAGGCGTCCGATGACCACCCACCAGGCGGCTGCGGACGCCACCGGCCACCAGGGCGCCACCGTCCATGTGACCCCGGGCAGCCCCGGCGCACTGGCCGCGGCCCTGGCGGCCGCCGCGCCGGGCGGCGAAGTGCGGGTCGCGGCCGGGACGTACCGGGAAGCGCTGCGCGTCGACCGGGACGTGACCCTGCGCGCCGCGGACGGCGGCCAGGTCACCCTGACCGCCCCCGACACCGCACCCGCCCTCGAAGTCCTGCCCGGTGCCCGGCTGACGCTGGACGGGGTGACCGTACGGGGCGGCGCGGCGGACCGGCCCGCCGTGCTGCTGTCCGGCGGCGCCACGCACTGGCACGGCGGCGGTACCGCATGCGGTCGCCTCGAAGTGCTGCGCGACGCCGCGCTCACCATGACCGGCGCCCGCCTGACGGGCGCCGCGCTGGCCGGCGCGCTGATCCGTACCACCGGTGCGGTCCGGCTGACGGACTGCGTGCTGGAAGGCGCCCAGGGCACCGGTGTCGTGGTGGGCGGCGACTCCCGGCTGGAGATGACCGGCAGCCGGATCAGGGGCGCCACCGGGTCGGGCGTACGGGTCCGCGAGAACGCGCGCGTCGTGCTGCGGGACTGCCTGATCGACGGCGCGGGCCGCAGTGGCCTGCTGTTCGAGGACGGGTCGGCGGCCCTGCTCGTGGACTGCCGGGTACGGGACTGCGGCGGCGAGGCGGTTCGGGTGCTGGACTCCTCGCCCGTACCGCGGGACGACGACCCGTACGAGGCGGCGGACATCGCGGCACCGGCGGAGGCCCGGGGCGGACTGCTGCTGTACGGCTGCGAGCTGACCGGCGCGGGCGCCGACGCACTGCACGTCGCCGGGTCGGGCGATGCCGTACTGGCGGGCTGCGTGCTGCGCGACGGCGGCGGCTCCGGCGCCACGGCGGGGGAGCGGGCCCGGGTGCGGCTGGCCGACACCCGGATCGTACGGACCGCTTCGGCCGCCCTGACCGCCCACGGCACGGCCCGCCTGGAGGCGCGCGGCACGACCGTACGCGACTCGGCCGCCAACGGCCTGCTGGCCACCGGCTCCGCGGCCGTGCGGATCACCGACGGCGAGGTGACCGACTGCCGGTTCAGCGCCGTGCACGCCGGGGGCACCGCCGAGGTGACGCTGACCCGGCTGCGCGCGGGCCGGACCCCCGAACACGGCCTGCACGCCGTCGCCGACAGCCGCCTCACGCTGTCCGAGGTGCACCTCACCGACTGCGGCATGTCCGGCCTCGACCTGTCCGGCGCCGCGGGCGCCGATGCTGCCGAACTGTCCGTCACGCGCTGCCGCAACGGCGTCGTCGCCGGTTCCGGCGGCCCGGTCCGGCTGGCCGGCTGCACGGTCACCGACGCCGAGCGCGCCGGGTTCAGCTTCGGCCCCGGCGGCGAGGCGGAACTCGACGGCGGCCGGGTGCTGCGCGCCGGGACCGCCGGGCTGGTGGTCCAGGACGGCGCCACCGTACGGGCCCGGGACGTGGAGATCACCGAGGCGGCCGGGTCCGGGATGGTGGTGGCGGCCGGCGCCGCCCCGCACGCCAGCGGGGTACGCGTCGTCCGCCCCGGCAAGAACGGCCTGATCGTGGACGCCAAGGGCGCCGGAGTCTTCGAGGACTGCGAGATCACCGGACCCGGCTACCCCGCCGTCCACCTGGGCGAGGCGGCCACCCCCGTACTGACCCGCATCCGCGTCCAGGACGCCGACGCCGACCTGAGCACCGGGGACGGCGCCGAGCCGGAGGTGCGCGACTGCGTCTCCTGGCAGGTCAAGGACGCGCACTGGCCCGCACCGATGGCGCCCGTACCGGCCGCCGCCACCGCCACGGCGGCGCCCGGCGGCACCCCGGCCACCGGCAGCGCGGGCGGGGACACCACCACGACGGCCCCGCCCACCGAGGAAGACCTCGACGAACTCCTCGGCGAACTCCACCAGTTGATCGGCCTGGACCGGGTCAAGCAGGACGTGGCCTCGCTCGTGAAGCTGATGCGCATGGTCCAGCGCCGCGAGGCCGCCGGGCTCGCGGCGCCGCCGCTCAGCCGCCACCTGGTCTTCGCGGGCAACCCCGGCACCGGCAAGACCACCGTCGCCCGGCTCTACGGGCGCATCCTGGCCGCCGTCGGCCTGCTGGAGCGCGGCCACCTCGTCGAGGCCGACCGCTCCGCGCTGGTCGGCGAGTACGTCGGCCACACCGGCCCGAAGACCCAGCGGGTCTTCATGGAGGCCATGGGCGGCGTGCTGTTCATCGACGAGGCGTATTCCCTGGCGCCCGCGCACTCCTCGGGCGGCAACGACTTCGCGCAGGAGGCCATCGCCACCCTCGTGAAGCTGATGGAGGACCACCGCGACGCGGTCGTGGTCATCGTCGCCGGCTACCCGACGGAGATGGAGCACTTCATCGACTCCAACCCCGGCCTCGCCTCCCGCTTCAACCGCACGCTGCTGTTCGAGGACTACGACACCGAGGACCTGGTGCGCATCGTGGAACAGCACGCGGCGGCCCACCAGTACGAACTGACCGACGCGGCGCGCGCCACGCTCGCCGGCTACTTCGACCACGTCCCCCGGGACGGCCGGTTCGGCAACGGGCGCTCCGCCCGGCAGACGTTCCAGGCGATGACCGAACGCCAGGCGTACCGCGTCGCGGAGAACGACGCGCCGTCCGAGGCGGACCTGCGGACGCTGTCCCAGCTGGACGTGCCCGAACTGGACGTACCGGAGACCGACCCGGCAGGACCGGGCGGGCCCGTCCGCCCGGCCTGACCCGCCGCCCCCGACCACTCCCAGGAGGAACTTCCGTTGTCACAGCCGAACAAGAACACCGGACCGGACGGCCCGTCCCGGTCCGGTTTCGCCGAGACCTTCGCCAAGGGGGCGCGCACGCCCAAGCGCGGCCTGGCGCCCGGCCGGCGGGTGTGGAAGACGGCGCTGGGCCTGCCCGTGCTGGCCGGTGTCGGCGTCGGCGCGGTGGCGCTGGCCACCCTCGGCGCCTCCCAGGTGCGCTTCGGCGACGGCCAGGAACAGGCCGTCGCGGCCGCCAAGCAGCCGCAGCCTACGAAGACGGGGGCTCCGGCACCCGCCGTCAAGCCCGGCAAGTCCGCCGGTCCGGCATCGCCCACACCCGGCGCCCCGGCACCGGGCGGCAAGGCGGGCCCGCCCGCCAGCTCCCCCAAGGAGCCGGAGAAGAAGGACACCCCGAGCCCCGACGCCAAGAAGCCTTCCGACCCTCCGCGGGTCGCCGGCGCCAACGCCAAGGTGACCTACACGGGCCTCGCGGGCCCCGGCTGCCCGACCCCGCCCGGCGGCGGCTACCAGGAGCAGGGCGCCTACAACGACGGCGGCAAGGGCTGGTACGGCCTCACCGGCGGCAGCACCCGCGAGGGCGGCTGCAGCGGCCAGTTCACCTCCGTACCGATGTCCGGCGACGCCAACAAGGACGCCAAGGGCCGGGTGATGTGGTGGTTCGCGCCGGGCCCGGAGTCCCGCTCCTGCCAGATCTCGGTCTATGTGCCGGAAGGCCCCAGCGAGCCCGATGTGAACGGTCACCCGACCACGTACCACGTGCTCACCGACGCCTTCAACCGGGACTCCAAGTACGGTAGCTTCACCGTCGACCAGGCCGGACACCGCGGCAGCTGGCAGCCGGGCGGCACCTTCGAGGTCCGCCAGGGCAAGATCGCCGTGAAGCTGCTGGACCGCGGCATCGACCACGGTCCCGGCCGGGACCGCGCCCACCACGGCGTGGGGCCCGTCAAGGTCACCTGCCACGGCTGAGGCGTTCGCGACCGGACCGGCGCGGGCCCGCTAGGTGTCGCAGTCCAGTTCCGTACGGCACAGCGCGCAGCGGGCCCGCAGCCGGCCGCGCACCGGGACGCGGATGCGCTGGTGGCAGGTCGGGCAGGGGAACGACACCCGCAGCGGGGCGCGCCCCTCGAAGGTGTAGCCGCCAGCCGGCGCGGGGCCACCGGGCCGGCCGGCGCGCCGCGGGTCCTGGGCCGCGCGCCGGTCCCTGGCGTAGCGGCGGCGGCCCGACCAGCCGGCCGCGGCCAGCGGCGGCTGCCGCCCGTCCCGGCGGGCCAGCGCCAGGCCCTTGGTGTAGGCGTCGTACGCCTGCGGGCTGGTGAACCACGGCGCCGGGTCCTCGCCGAACAGCAGTGCCCGCTTGGCCAGGACGTAACCGAACTCCTCCGGCGTCAGATAGCCCAGCTTCTGCGAGAACGGGCCGTGCTCGCGGTAGGCGTCCAGCAGCAGCCAGCCCGCGCCCAGATAGGCGGTGGCGGTGTCGGTGAGGATCTCGTTGGCGCGGGTGCCGGGGAAGGACAGGTCCAGGCGGTGCAGGTAGACGTGCATCACCTCGTGGGCCAGAGCGGCGCCGATGTCGCGGCGGTGGGTCTTGAAGCGCGCGTTCAGCTCGACGAAGTACTCGGGGCCCGCGGCGAGTTCGACGCTGGCCGCCAGGCGCATGTCGCGGAACGCGACGATCACCCGCGCGTCGGGGAGCCGCAGGTGCCGCACCATGGCGCGGGCCACCCGCTGCGCGCCCGCGTACAGCTCCTCCTCGTCGTCGAAGGCGACTTCGGCGGGCAGCACGCTGGCGCCGAAGGTGCGCACGGTGTCGTACGAGAGGCGTTTGTAGAGCGCGGTGACGGCCGCGCGCACCGTGTCCAGGTGCGGATAGCCGTGCACGATCTCGCCGTCGGAACCGCCCGGACTCCCCGTCGCCGCCACCCGTCCACTGTACGGCTCGCCGGGAACGCCCGGTATGGGGTGTACGCGTCGTGGGTAGAACAGGAGTTGGCCGGATGTACACCCTTGCCACTGTGATCGCCGACTCCACATAATCCAAGGGCGCTTTGCGGGCTCACCCCCCCCCACTGGGTCCGGACGCCTTGTGGCGTGCTGCCGTTCTCCGCGCATGATTTTCGGCGGTCCTTTCCGGTTCTCGCGTTTGGCATGGGCCTGACATCGCGTGCAAACCCCCCACGAAAGGAAGCCCGTTGCAGAGCTACCTGAAGCACCTGCGCAGAGTCACCGCCGTCGGCGCCGTCGCCCTGGCTGCCGCCAGCCTCCAGCCCGCGGCCGCCACCGCCGCCGCCCCCACCCCGGAGCCCGGCTCCGTGCACACGAAGATCGTCGGTGGCACCAAGGCGAGCCAGGGCGAATTCCCCTTCATGGTCCGCCTGTCGATGGGCTGCGGCGGCGCCCTGTACGCGAAGGACATCGTGCTGACCGCCGCCCACTGCGTGAACGGCAGCGGCCCCAACACCGACATCACCGCCACCGCCGGCGTGGTCGACCTCCAGGACTCCCAGGCCGTCAGCGTCAAGTCCACAGAGGTCCTCCAGGCCCCCGGCTACAACGGCAAGGGCAAGGACTGGGCGCTGATCAAGCTCGCCAAGCCCATCGACCTGCCGACCCTGAAGATCGCCACGGACGACAAGCTCACCAACGGTGAGTTCGACATAGCCGGCTGGGGCGCCGACAAGGAAGGCGGCGACCAGCAGCGCTACCTCCTCAAGGCCAAGGTGCCCTTCGTCGACGACGCCACCTGCAAGAAGGCGTACGGCGACCAGCTCACCCCCGGCGAGGAGATCTGCGCCGGCAAGCTCGACACCGGCGGCATCGACACCTGCCAGGGCGACTCCGGCGGCCCGATGTTCCGCAAGGACGAGGCCGGCCAGTGGCTCCAGGTCGGCATCGTCAGCTGGGGCGAGGGCTGCGCCCGGCCCGGCAAGCCCGGCGTCTACACCGAGGTGAGCACCTTCGCAGCGGACATCAAGAAGGCGGCCGACGGGCTGGCCGGCTGACCCGGCCGGCGGCAGCGCGCGCACCGCGCCCCGGAGACCGTACGGTTTCCGGGGCGCGGTCGCGTCTTCGCCCGCTCGGGGGGGCCGGCGCCTGCTCGGACTGCCGCCCGCCCGGGACCTTCGCCCCGGACCGCCGGGACCCCGGCTCGTCCTTTCGGCCGGGTGCGCGGGCGCCACGGATGACCGGACAGCCGATACCCGCCCGTACGCACCCTCCCTAGCGTGGGCCACGTGACCACCGAACCCCGGCCCCGCCACATGCCCCGGCCCCCGGAACCCGGTTCCGGACGCCCCGGCGACCGCCGCGCGACCGTCCTCGCCGTCCTGCTGCTCGCCGCCTCCGCCGGGGCCGTCACCTGGCTGCTCGCCGACGGCCACGGCCCCCACCTCCGGGCCGTGCCCGCCGCCGCGTACGCCGCCCACCCCACACCGGCGCCGCCCAGCGGTTGCGGGGCGCGATCACCGCAAGTCAGATGGAAAGCGGCGGACGCGGCCCGGTGTGCCGCCGGGTACGCGGCGCACGGCGCACGGACAGGGCGAGGGACACATGACGATCAGTGTGGTCATCGCTGACGACCAGGAGATGGTCCGGACGGGATTCCGGATGATCCTGGAGAGTCAGCCGGACATCGAGGTCCTCGCCGACGTGGTGGACGGCGCGGCGGCCCTGTCCGCGGTGGACCGGCTCCGCCCCGACGTGCTGCTCCTCGACATCCGCATGCCCAAGGTCGACGGCCTGGAGGTCACCCGCCGGCTCGCCGAGCGCCCCGAGGACGAGCACACCCCGCGCATCGTCATCGTCACCACCTTCGACCTCGACGCATATGTGCACGCCGCGCTGCACGGCGGCGCCTCCGGCTTCCTGCTGAAGGACGCCAGCCCCGCCATGCTCGTCGAGGCCGTACGCGCCGCCGCCGTCGGCGACGCCCTGATCTCGCCCGCCATCACCGTACGGCTGCTGCGCGAACTGGCCCCCACGGCGCCCGGCGGCGGCGCCCGCCACCCCACCGAGCCGCTGACCGACCGCGAACAGGACGTCGTACGGGCCCTCGCCCGCGGCCGGACCAACGCCGAGATCGCCGCCGAACTCCACGTCTC includes:
- a CDS encoding right-handed parallel beta-helix repeat-containing protein → MTTHQAAADATGHQGATVHVTPGSPGALAAALAAAAPGGEVRVAAGTYREALRVDRDVTLRAADGGQVTLTAPDTAPALEVLPGARLTLDGVTVRGGAADRPAVLLSGGATHWHGGGTACGRLEVLRDAALTMTGARLTGAALAGALIRTTGAVRLTDCVLEGAQGTGVVVGGDSRLEMTGSRIRGATGSGVRVRENARVVLRDCLIDGAGRSGLLFEDGSAALLVDCRVRDCGGEAVRVLDSSPVPRDDDPYEAADIAAPAEARGGLLLYGCELTGAGADALHVAGSGDAVLAGCVLRDGGGSGATAGERARVRLADTRIVRTASAALTAHGTARLEARGTTVRDSAANGLLATGSAAVRITDGEVTDCRFSAVHAGGTAEVTLTRLRAGRTPEHGLHAVADSRLTLSEVHLTDCGMSGLDLSGAAGADAAELSVTRCRNGVVAGSGGPVRLAGCTVTDAERAGFSFGPGGEAELDGGRVLRAGTAGLVVQDGATVRARDVEITEAAGSGMVVAAGAAPHASGVRVVRPGKNGLIVDAKGAGVFEDCEITGPGYPAVHLGEAATPVLTRIRVQDADADLSTGDGAEPEVRDCVSWQVKDAHWPAPMAPVPAAATATAAPGGTPATGSAGGDTTTTAPPTEEDLDELLGELHQLIGLDRVKQDVASLVKLMRMVQRREAAGLAAPPLSRHLVFAGNPGTGKTTVARLYGRILAAVGLLERGHLVEADRSALVGEYVGHTGPKTQRVFMEAMGGVLFIDEAYSLAPAHSSGGNDFAQEAIATLVKLMEDHRDAVVVIVAGYPTEMEHFIDSNPGLASRFNRTLLFEDYDTEDLVRIVEQHAAAHQYELTDAARATLAGYFDHVPRDGRFGNGRSARQTFQAMTERQAYRVAENDAPSEADLRTLSQLDVPELDVPETDPAGPGGPVRPA
- a CDS encoding S1 family peptidase — protein: MQSYLKHLRRVTAVGAVALAAASLQPAAATAAAPTPEPGSVHTKIVGGTKASQGEFPFMVRLSMGCGGALYAKDIVLTAAHCVNGSGPNTDITATAGVVDLQDSQAVSVKSTEVLQAPGYNGKGKDWALIKLAKPIDLPTLKIATDDKLTNGEFDIAGWGADKEGGDQQRYLLKAKVPFVDDATCKKAYGDQLTPGEEICAGKLDTGGIDTCQGDSGGPMFRKDEAGQWLQVGIVSWGEGCARPGKPGVYTEVSTFAADIKKAADGLAG
- a CDS encoding response regulator, giving the protein MTISVVIADDQEMVRTGFRMILESQPDIEVLADVVDGAAALSAVDRLRPDVLLLDIRMPKVDGLEVTRRLAERPEDEHTPRIVIVTTFDLDAYVHAALHGGASGFLLKDASPAMLVEAVRAAAVGDALISPAITVRLLRELAPTAPGGGARHPTEPLTDREQDVVRALARGRTNAEIAAELHVSLSTVKTHLANVQAKLDARNRVEIAAWAWESGLAASGTGGP